Sequence from the Polyangiaceae bacterium genome:
TCACCATGCATCCGGAACCCTCGCAAGTCGCACGGATCCCGAACTTGCCCGTGTCGCTCGATGAGTAACCCTTGACCAGAATTCGGTACTCGCCCGCAGTCAGCTTCTTGCTGATGCACGACCAGAGCCAGTCCGTACTTCCGTCCTCGCAGTCGTCGTTGCGCACGATGTTGTTGCCCCACCCGCCATCGGCCCGACGCCGATAGAAGTACATCACCGTATCCACGGGTCCGAAAGCGTCCGCGTAGTCCTCGGTGTGGGCCGCCACGGTGGCACCCGCATCGCCCACGTTGAAGGTCCAGGCGTGAAGACGGTTCAGGCCATCGATCTCGGCCCACGCCTGCTTTCCGAAGGGGAACGTGCCGTGGTCGTTCGCATAGGCCCAGGAGTCCGCCTTGCCCAAGGTGGGAAGCTCGCTCTCCGCCCCTTTGCCGGACGGACTCCCCGTGGCCGCGTCGTCGGAAGATCCGCATCCCCAAAGGGCCGGTGCTAGCGCCAGGGTCACCAGAGCTGCGATCTGCGTTCGTCTCGACATGGGGACTCCTTTCGAAGAGGGCTTGCGAGAGCGAGTACTCACACGGATCGTGACCGTCAACGCGAGCATCCCTCTTGGCGCGGAATCGTTCGTTCTTGGCGCGGGAGTGGCGCTCGGAGCGCGCGAAAGAACATCGCGCCGTCAACACAGCGACAGGTGCGTGCACGGTGGGCGAGATGGCACCCGAGAGGCGGAGAATGGCGCCAAGGCGTCGCTCGAGCAGAGCGGCGACGTGTTAGCCAGGGGCATGTTTCGACGTGCAATCCTGGCGTACTGGCTATCAATCGCCCTGGCATCCTTCGCAGTGGGCGCGTGCGTGCAAGCAGCGCAAGGGGCGGTTCTGACCCCTGCGGAGATCAGCGAGTCGGGCACTCGCCGCTTCTCTGCGCAAAGGAACGCCACCTTCGACGCGATGCTCAAGGCGATTGCAGCGGAAGGCTATGCTGTCGCGGTCTCGGACAAAGCCAGGGGCGTCATCATTACCGAGTGCAAACTCGTCGGCGACCGCGCCGTTGCACACGCTGCTGGCGGCTCCGCATACGGCGTGGGGTTCAAGTATTATCGCTCCTACGAGATCGCGATTGATGGCGACGGCAATAGAACCAAAGTGACGGCCGTTCCGAAGCTGTTTGAAAACGACATCGAGATCTCGGACAAGGCCGTCTGGGCCTTGGACGGAGCTGCGGGGGAGCGTGCGCTCTGGTCTCACCTGTTCGAGCGCGTCGCCCAGTTTCTCTCCTGAGGCTTGCCAGTGACGGCCGCCTCCTGCGCGCTCCTTGGACGGGCAACTCTGCTATCGTATGCGCCATGAAACGTGGATTGGCATGTTGCGCCCTCGTGCTGTGGTTGCCCCTGGCTTGCGGCTCCGAGGATGCCGCGGGGGGAGGCGGAGGCACCGGCAGCGGCGGGACTGGCGGCATGAGTGGCGGTGCGGGTTCCGGGGGGAATGCCGGTACCGAAACCTGCAGCGCGACTTTCATCTGGCTGCAGAAGGACGCCTACAAAGAGACAGCCGGGCGGAGCAGCTCGCTGTGGCCGCCTCACACCACCACGACGCTGGACATCGTTTGCGATGGGAACCTGGTTCGCTCCGCATTTCGCGAAAACCACGGCACCAAGCCAGGAGCGAAGGATGCCAACGGCGACGTGCTGCTGGTCGACGTCGGCACCATGGCGGCCAATGGAACGCGAGCGGAACTCGACGCGCTAGCCAACGCCTACGAGGCCTGCGAATGCGGAACGAAGTTCTTGAGCATGGACGCCCTTGGTGACGCTGCCGTGCAACAGCTGGTGAAAGAGCTGAGCGACTACGCCACGGCCCATCTGACATGCACGGGTGCCGTGGACGCTGCGGGCCTGGTGCAGAAGCTCCAGGCAGGTGACATCGAGGGAGTGCTGGCGGTGCTTCCGAACTGCACCTGGGACAGCGGCTCGGACTTCTCGGGCGGCTTCGACGCAGCCCTGAAGAAGATCATCGCAGCTGCGCAAGAGGCGCTTTCGGACTACCACGTCTGCAACAACGACGCGGAGCTTCAGGCCGCCTTGTTCGACTCCTATCGACAGGGCGGCGGAGTGGGAAGCTGTGATGCACAGTCCCCGCTGTGTGCCGGGCCCAAGTGGTTCTACGCACCCAACCCGTAGCGGCGAGCACCGCATGCGATCTTAGGTGCGTGCCACTCAGCGCATGCCGTGCCGTCGTAGCAACGATAGCAAGTAGCCGCGGTCCATCTGCGCGCGGCGTGCCGCCTCCGAGGCGTTGTTGTGCACGGCGGACATCAAGTCGTCCAGATAGCGTTTTTCGAACTGGCTCAGCGCTGAAGCGCGTGCGTCGCGGTAGGCTGTTGTCTCCTGCACTGGCCTCGCGACCTGCGGCAGTTCCATTTGGTCGAAGCCCAGCGCCAAAGCGTTCTCGACGAAGTTCCGGAGCTCTCGCACGTTACCTGCCCAATGATGCACCGCAAGGGACTCGACTTGTTGTGGGCCGAGCCCTGGCGGATGGGCCTGGCCGCTGATTTGCTCGGCGAAGTGCGCGATGAGTGCCGGAACGTCCTCAGGCCGCTCGCGAAGTGGGGGGATGACGATGCGGGAAACGGCAATTCGGAAGTACAGATCGCTGCGAAACCGCCCACAGTTTGCTGACGCTCGCAAATCACGGTGCGTCGCAGACAGCAGGCGAAAGTCCGACGCAATCTCCGACTCCCCTCCCACTCTGCGAAAGCGGCGGCGTTCGAGTACGCCCAGCAACGCCGGTTGGAGTTCCACGGGTAGCTCTCCCACCTCGTCCAGGAACAGCGTGCCGCCTGCGGCTCGCTCGAAGGCTCCGAGGTGCCTCGAGTTCGCCCCGGTGAAGGCACCGCGTTCGTGGCCGAACAGCTCCGAGGTGATCAGGTTCGGGGGCAAGGCGCCACAATCCACCACGACGAAGGGGCCTTGCGCGCGCGAACTCCTGGAATGTATGGCGTGTGCCACGACTTCCTTGCCCGTGCCGGTTTCCCCTTCGATCAACACCGACACCATCGTCCTGGCGAGCTTCTCCGCGGTAGCCAGCACGCGCTGCATGCTTGGACTGGCGCAGATCACGCCGGGTAGAGTAGCTGCGTGATGCTCGTCTCGCGCTGGCTTCGCCCGCACCGAGCTGACGAGTAGGGTCGTGCCGCCAATCTCGATGGTCGCATCCACCGG
This genomic interval carries:
- a CDS encoding sigma 54-interacting transcriptional regulator, coding for MAEDRTVTVLQGGAETAVDAMALNVCAGPDVGAQVVLERERPLSVGASQDNDLALTDPTVSRYHLEVRVAPGGVQVTDLGSLNGTRYANARIERAVLPVDATIEIGGTTLLVSSVRAKPARDEHHAATLPGVICASPSMQRVLATAEKLARTMVSVLIEGETGTGKEVVAHAIHSRSSRAQGPFVVVDCGALPPNLITSELFGHERGAFTGANSRHLGAFERAAGGTLFLDEVGELPVELQPALLGVLERRRFRRVGGESEIASDFRLLSATHRDLRASANCGRFRSDLYFRIAVSRIVIPPLRERPEDVPALIAHFAEQISGQAHPPGLGPQQVESLAVHHWAGNVRELRNFVENALALGFDQMELPQVARPVQETTAYRDARASALSQFEKRYLDDLMSAVHNNASEAARRAQMDRGYLLSLLRRHGMR